Proteins encoded together in one Ignavibacteriota bacterium window:
- a CDS encoding Ig-like domain-containing protein, which yields MKLNFLILALIVVMILVGCSNDDSMTTMNNQPISSLTIAPTDGATNVRLDESITFTFIKPVDKKTTERNIHLVSQFAMADSLCPVNNMMAHGDMNMAMMDSMKMNHLMNQHNSLGRFTWNGDSTQCTFTPDSMMMPNMQYMIHMGQEMMQMMQSRMGNMGMMNNHGTGMTSNDMMYHFRTMDTTQADGGHDSHHGK from the coding sequence ATGAAACTCAATTTTTTAATCCTCGCTTTGATAGTTGTAATGATTCTCGTTGGTTGTTCCAACGATGATTCGATGACAACTATGAATAATCAACCAATTAGTTCTTTGACGATTGCACCGACCGACGGTGCAACAAATGTCCGGCTTGATGAATCAATTACGTTCACATTTATCAAACCGGTTGATAAAAAAACGACCGAACGAAATATTCATCTCGTCAGTCAATTTGCTATGGCAGATTCGCTTTGTCCTGTCAATAACATGATGGCACATGGTGATATGAACATGGCAATGATGGACTCGATGAAAATGAATCATCTTATGAATCAACATAATTCTCTGGGAAGATTTACATGGAATGGAGATAGCACGCAATGCACATTCACTCCCGACTCGATGATGATGCCGAATATGCAATACATGATTCACATGGGACAGGAGATGATGCAGATGATGCAAAGTCGAATGGGAAACATGGGAATGATGAACAACCACGGCACGGGAATGACGAGTAACGACATGATGTATCACTTCCGCACGATGGATACAACACAAGCCGATGGTGGCCACGATAGCCATCATGGAAAATAA